The Blastopirellula sediminis sequence AGGATATCAACCGCGGGATCCGTTCGATCCAGAGGTCTTCAACCGTCGGCAAGCGGGACAAATGGGTCGCTAAATCCAGCGATCGTGAACTTCGCCAATTTCCAGGCGGTCAGAAACTCGTGGTTGCTCGGCAACAGGTCGGCATGCGCGTGCAGCTGGGTCGGATGCAGCCAAAAAAATTCGGCCACTTCCTCTTCGTTGATTTGGAGCTGAGCGTCAGCGGCAATGTCGGCGGACCACCAGGCGACTTCGGTTCCCCAAGATGTCTGGCTGTGCCAGATTTTTTGCTGCGGGAAACACATGACTCCCATTTCTTCGGCAATCTCGCGGACGACGGCGTCATGTTCGGTCTCGTCGGGGAGAATGCCGCCGCCGGGAAAGCATAGTTTGCCGGGCGCAGCCACTTTCTGAGAGCGGCGAATCACCAGAAGTCGCTGCTGGCGAACGATCACGGCGACAGCCGCTTTGCGGCGAACAGGCGTAGTTTGCGGATTATATGGCGGCGAACTCATGTTGTTCATAGTCTTGGGGGTGGGCAACATGATATGCAAAAGGTAAGAATACTGATGGTTTTGCGGCAATTCGCGCCGTATCCTGCACGTCAGTCCTACCGCGTTTCATTACATTCCTTGGTCCCCGTAAGGGAAAACGGATGGCGGAACAGCCAAACGATCCAAATCAAGAGAACCCGAAGAACGAGCCCTCGCAAGGAGGATTCCGCCCTCAGTTCAGCATCTTTGTCGTGATGTTGGTCCTGGCGGTGCTGGTCGTCATGCTTTTGGCGTCCCCCGGCGGCTCGAATCGCGGGCTGATTTCCTATTCGCAATTCGAGGAGCAAGTCAAAGATCATAACGTGAAAGACGTTTTGATCGACGAGGCGCAAATCACCGGCGAATTTGTGAAGACCGTGCATGCCCGTGAACAACAGGCTAACGGCAAGTGGATCGAGAAGAAAGATAAAGAAGGAAACCCGATCGAGCTTCCGTCGAAGTTTCGGGTCAATATCCGCGCCGGCGACGCCGTCGTCGACAACACGGCCAAGTTGTTAACCGACAACAGCATTGAGTTCGCCTACAAAGAGCAGAACCACAGCATGGTCATCCTCGGGGTGATCTTTGCGCTGTTGCCGCTGGTGGTGCTGCTGTTAATTTGGAACAGCTTCCGTCGCAGCCGTGATCAGATCATGGGGGGCGGTTTCCTCTCGGGTTTCAGCAAGAGCCCGGCCAAGAAGTACGAAGCGAATCGCCGCGCCGTCACGTTTAACGACGTCGCCGGACTGGAAGGGGTCAAAAGCGATCTGCAAGAGATCGTCGACTTCTTGCGCAAGCCCGAAAAGTTCCAGCGTCTCGGCGGCCAGGTGCCGAAAGGGGTGCTGCTGGTCGGTCCTCCCGGTACCGGCAAGACATTGCTCGCCCGCGCAATCGCCGGCGAAGCAGGCGTGCCGTTCTATTCGGTGAGCGGCTCTGAATTCATCCAGATGTTCGTCGGCGTCGGCGCCAGCCGCGTTCGCGATTTGTTCAAGACCGCCAAAGACAATTCGCCGTCGATCGTCTTCATTGACGAAATCGACGCCGTCGGTCGTCAGCGCGGCGCCGGTCTCGGCGGCGGACATGACGAACGGGAACAAACCCTCAACCAGATCCTGAGCGAGATGGACGGCTTCTCGCAAGGCGAGACGGTGATCGTGATCGCCGCGACCAACCGTCCTGACGTGCTCGATCCGGCCCTCTTGCGTCCGGGCCGTTTCGATCGTCACATCACGGTCGATCGTCCGAGCCTCAAAGGTCGCTTGGAGATCTTCAAGGTCCACGTCCGCAACGTTCCGCTGGCCGATGACGTTTCGATGGAACGTTTGGCGGCAGGCTCCGTTGGTTTGACCGGCGCTGACATTCGCAATCTGATTAACGAAGCGGCCCTCTGGGCGACCCGTCAAGACAAGACGGAAGTCCACATGACCGACTTTGAATACGCCCGCGACAAAATCTTGATGGGGGCTCGCCGTGAAGAGGCGCTGGTCGCTCGCGAGAAAGAAAAGACCGCCTATCACGAAGCGGGACATGCGCTGCTCGCGTGGCTGCTCCCCGGCGTCGATCGTTTGCACAAGGTGACGGTGATTCCGCGCGGCCGGGCTCTCGGCGTGACGCAGACGTTGCCCGAAGAAGAGCGAATGAATGTCAGCGAAAGCGAACTGCGCGATAAGCTCGCATTTATTCTGGGTGGCCGCGCCGCCGAGAAGATCGCCTACGAAGAACTGAGCGCCGGCGCCGAGAACGACCTGGAACGGGCGACCAAAATGGTCCGCCGCATGGTGACCCAGTGGGGCATGAGCGAACGGATCGGTCCGGTTAGCTACAAGATGTCGGGCGAAGATCCGTTCCTGGGACGCGAAATGCATGAGTCGCGTCAGTTCAGCGAACATACGATGCAAGTGATCGACGAAGAAATCGCCCGCATCCTGCACGACGCCGCGCAACGCGCCTATGACATCTTGCACAAGAACAGGGACAAGCTCGAAGCCTTGACCAAAGAACTGTGCGAGAAGGAAGAGTTGTCGGACGTCGAGATCACCGAGCTGATCGGCCCGTCGGTCCATGCGTTGCGCAAAAAGGATCAGGACGGAATTCCACTCGAATCGAGCAACGGCATGCCCGGCGTCGAAGCGCCGCCGCGCGCCCAAGCCGAAGCCGAAGAGGCGTAATCGCAGGTTCTTATGGCGAAGCGCGGCTCCAAAAAGTTTCGCACTGAATTTCGTAAGAATCGATCGACGCGCGTCCGCGACTCCGACCTGACGCGCCAGTTCGCCAAAGACGAACTGAACCATGACAAGCTCGCCTCGGCCGAGCGTTTGTCGGGTAAGGGAGATCTGACGCGTAAGCGGACGATTCATGGCGCGACCGAAGGAGACGACGGCGAGCTGCAAATCGACTTCGACCCGGCCGAATGTCTGCAAGGGCGCGTGTTGCGCGTTCGCGGTCTGAATAGCGAAGTCGAAGTCGAAAGCGGTCAGATCTATCAGTGCGCCACGCGGCGACTGTTAAAAACCCTCTCGACCGATCAGCGGCATGTGGTCGCCGCAGGGGATCGCGTCTGGATTCGTCCGGCCGACAATCACGAAGGGATTATCGAAAGCATCGAGGCCCGTTACGGCATTCTCTGTCGCGCGAGTAAGGGGCGACAACATGTGATCGTCGCCAACGTCGATCAACTGCTGATCGTCGCCAGCGCCGCCGAGCCTTACCTGAAGCCGAACCTGATCGACCGCTATCTGATCACCGCCGAGAAGGCCGGGATCACTCCGATTATCTGCATCAATAAAGTCGACCTGATTGAGCCGGCCGACCTGCAGCCGCTGGTCGGCGTGTACGGTCAGATGGGATACCAGGTGATCTTGCTCTCGGCGACTCAGGGAATCGGCGTCGAGCGACTGCGGGCCGTGGTGCGCAACCGGGCGAGCGTCCTCTCGGGACAAAGTGGCGTCGGCAAGTCGACGATTTTGAACGCCATCGAGCCGGGGCTGAACTTGCGGGTTGGTCACGTCAGCGAAACGACTGACAAAGGGCGGCATACGACGACGACGGCCAGCCTTGTTCCGTTGGCGGCCGGGGGCCATGTGGTCGACACTCCGGGGATTCGCCAGTTCCAGCTTTGGGACGTGATTCCGGAGGAGGTCGCCGGTTTTTTCCGCGACGTGCGTCCCTTTATTACGGGTTGTCGCTTCCCCGATTGCTCGCATACGCACGAAGAGGGGTGCGGCGTCAAAGGGGCCGTTGCGGACGGTTTTCTCGACGTTCGCCGGTACGAAAGCTATTGCCAGATCCACGCCGGCGACCTGGTTTAACGCGTCTTGGGCGATCAGCGGCCGAATGAGCGGCATGATCCGCGCAATTGGCATCGTCGTTTTTTGGGCGCAAGGTTTTTTCGTAAGTCATTAGTAGACGAGACATTCGGTTGACGATTAGGGCCGTCTGTCTAGAATCAGCTAAGGATGCATGTCGCTTCAGTCTCGTCGTGTGCGGCATGATTTCGCTTTTCCTGAATAACAGCCTCACTTATCTCGAGGTAAGTAGCGGTCGTGGACTCCAAGTCGTCCGACGCCAATCTGTCGCAAGACCTGACTTCATCGAGCACGCCTGTGCCGAGCGAGATGAAGCCGTCGACTGCGCGCGAAATGCCGTCGACCACGGCGCCTGAGATGTTGATGATGACGGAGGAGCAAGCGACCGTCATCTCGGCCCGCGATCGCGCCGAGCGAAACGGCGGTTCGACGATTCGCCCGATCAACAGCGCCTGGCTCCGCAACGATCTGGTCGGCCAGACGCTGGGGCACTTCGAGCTGCGCGAGTTTATCGGCGCCGGCGGCATGGGCGCCGTCTTCCGCGGTTTCGATACGCTGCTGGGACGCGAAGTCGCAATCAAGGTGCTCTCACGCGAGAACAACGGCAGCGAAGAGACGGTTCGCCGTTTCCGTAACGAAGCCCAAAGCGCCGCGCGTCTCGATCACCCGAATATTGCCCGGGTCTATTTCGTCGGTACCGACAACGATTGGAACTACATCGTTTTCGAGTACATCGAAGGGCACAACATCCGCGATCTGGTCGATCGGGATGGACCGCTGCCGGTCGAACAGGCGCTTGATTACGCCTTGCAAATCGCCGAGGCGCTGCATCACGCATCGCAGCGTGACATCGTTCATCGCGACATCAAGCCGTCGAACATCCTGATCAATTCCGCTGGCACGGCGAAGCTGGTCGACATGGGGCTCGCCCGGTTGCACCAGGTCGACGATGAAGATGGCGACTTGACCGCCAGCGGCGTAACGCTCGGCACGTTCGACTACATCTCGCCGGAACAGGCCCGCGATCCCCGCCTGGCGGACGTTCGTAGCGACCTTTATTCACTCGGCTGTACCCTCTATTACATGTTGACCGGTCGTCCGCCGTTTCCGGAAGGGACGGTGCTGCAAAAGCTGCTCAGCCATAGCAGCGATGAGCCGCTCGATCCGCGCGAACTGCGCGACGACTTGCCCGACGAAATCATGGTGCTGCTGGGCGGACTGACGGCGAAGAATCCGCAAGATCGCTATCAGACTCCGGCCGAGTTCATCGCCGAGATGCTTCTCTTCTGCGAAGACTTGGGGATGCGTCTGCAGCATGGGGGCGGAATGACGATCGCTGCGGACGTCCAGCCGCCGACCATCGTCGAGCGTCATTTCCCCTGGGTGGCGCCGATTCTGGCTTTCGTCGCGATATTTTTTGTGATGGACGCCGTCTGGTCGGCTCGCAGCAGCAACAACCTGTTGCCGCCGCTCAGCTTTCAGGATCAAAGCGGATACCGAACGGCCTCCAGTCCGAACGGCGCCGCGGCGGTCGCTCCGCTTCGTAACGATCGCGAGATTGCGGCGATTCCGGATCGTCCCGATCCGATGAGTCCCTCGCCAAGTCCGATGACGTCGCCGCCGCCCAGCGAAGCCAATCCGCTGGAGGATCCGCTCTCGCCGTTGCCGATGATCATGCCGCCGGCCGCGGTTGATATGCCGAACGTGAAGGTGGTCAGCGTCGCCAGCGCGGCGCAGATTTACGACGCGGTCACCAAGGCGAAGCTCGACCCGCGGATCGATACGATCGAGTTGCGGTTTAACGGCCCGGTCAAAATCGACTCGCCGCTCCTCTTGGAAGGGGACGCCGAGACCGAAAAGATCACAATGCGAGCCGCGATCGGCTTTGCGCCGGAACTGACCCTCTCGATCCATGCGATGTCGATGTATCGCAACATGATTCGAGTCGGTCGCGTGCAGGCGTTGTTCGAGGGGCTGGCCTTCCGTTTGGAGACGACCGACGCATCGGTCGATCCGGGCTGCTTGTTCTTGCTTGAAACCGGCGGCTCGATCAAAACCACTCGCTGCACATTTACCGTCGCGGCCCCGGCCAACATGGCGGTGCTGCCGGCCGTCTTCCGACGTCCGTTGGCGATCGCGATGACTCCGGCGACCAGCACCGAGGTGATGATGTACCGCCCCCCGTCGATCACCCTGGTCGATACGACGATCCGCGGGGAGACGGATGTCGTCCATATCGATCAGGCGTCGCAGTTGAAATTCGATTGGCAGAACGGTTTGCTGGCGATCTCCGGCGTGCTGCTCGACTCCCAGGGTTCGACCAAGGCGTCGACCGACTTGATCGACGTCCGTTTGAATCGGGTGACCGCCGCCGCGGCGAAGGGGCTGTTCCGGCTGGAAAGTTCGACCGAGTTTCCGGAGCAGCGCGACGTGGAAGCGACTCTGACCGACTGCATCGTCCGCTGGTCGCCGAGCGAAGCGATGGTGCTGCAATACGATCGAGCCCCGAGTGCGAAGCTGACCGACCTGAATTCGGTCCGCTTCAAAGGGGACAACAACTTCTACGATTTGACGAGCAGCCTTCGCCAGATCTTCTGGGAAAAGAAGACCCGTTTGGAGATCGAGGCGCTGAACGCCGAGAAGTGGGGCGCCGCGGTCGAAGGGGACAAGTTCGCCAAGCGGGATCCGATCACGTGGGCGAAGTCGCTGGAGAGTTTGCCCCCCTATTCGCAGCGTCTGCTGAGCGACTATCGTCTGGATGCGGAAGCGGAAGGGAATTACGCTTACGACAAAAAGGTCGGCGGCGAAATCGCCGGCGCCGACTTTGCGAAACTGCCGAAATTTCCTGCTGACGCGGCGGCGGCAAGTAGCGCCGGAACTTCTACCAGCGAACTCCCGTAATTCTCCTCGGCGCGGGGTGTGACCGCGGCGCAAATCGCGCTAGAATACGTTCCCCAGCCCCGAACGCAGTTAATCGAAAGAACGTATGCGCTCGCTTCTTCTTTGTTTGATTCTGTCGACGCTCGTTGGATGCGGCGGACCGGCCGCTCCGAGCAACATCTTGATCTATGGCCGTGGCGACGACGCTGATCGTTTGGACCCGATCCAGACCGATATCGGCGAGTCGGTCAAAGTGATGTGCAACCTGTACGACACGCTGGTGACGTACGATGATGAGACGCTTGATATCGTCCCGAGCCTGGCCGAGTCGTGGACGACTAGCGACGACGGGCTCGAGTGGACGTTTCACCTGCGCGATGGGGTGACGTTTCATGACGGGACTCCGTTTGACGCCGACGCCGTCGTCTTTTCGCTGGAGCGATTGACCAAGCCGGACCATCCGTTCGTCTTTGATCCGGTGATCCCGTACGCTCAGAGCTTTGAAGCGATCGAGTCGGTCACGGCGGTTGATCCGCGCACGGTCAAGATTCGCCTAAAGCGTCCCACCGCCCCCTTTTTGACGACGATGGCGATGTTCCCGGCCAGCATCGTCAGTCCGACGGCGGTCAAAAAATACGAGGCCGATTTCTGGAAGCATCCGGTCGGGACCGGTCCGTTCAAGTTCGACTCGTGGAACGTCAATCAGCAGTTGACCCTGCTGTCGTTTGACGACCATTGGCGCGGGCGGCCGGAGATCGACGGCGTCATCTTTTTGCCGGTCGGCGAAAGTGCGGTGCGGGTCAAACAACTGCTCCGCGGCGAAATCGACATCGCCGACAACTTGCCCCCGGCCGAGATCGATGCGCTCGCCACGAACCCGGACGTCGTCGTGCAGGAAAAGGAAGGGATGAACACCGCCTACCTGACGATGAACAACGACAAGGCGCCGCTCGATGACTTGCGAATTCGGGAGGCGATCTGGTACGCGATCGATCGCGATCAGCTGATCAAGTCGGCCTACGCCGGGCACGCGGCCAAAGCGGTGACGCTGGTCCCGCCATCGCTGTGGGGAAGCCATGCCGACCTGGCCGATCGGAAGTACGATCCCGAAAAAGCGAAGCAGCTGCTGGCCGAAGCGGCGGCCGACGGCGTGAAGATGCCGATCAAGTTGCAACTGTTTGTGATGACCGACCCGCGTCCTTACATGCAGCAGCCGCGACAGACGGCGATCTTTATCAAGGACGCGCTCGCCAAGGTCGGCATCGAGACCGAAATCGTCACCAACGAGAACTCGCAGCATTTCCGTCGCATGACCCGCGGCGAGCATCAGTTGGGATTGGCCGGCTGGACCGCCGACATGCCGGATCCCGACAACTTTCTCTACACGCTGCTCGATCCCGACAACATCAACGACGTCGGCGGCAACAACATGAGTCGTTACCGCAGCCAGAAGGTGCATGACCTGCTGGCCCAAGCGAAGACCGAGATGGACCAGGAGAAACGGATCGAGCTGTATCGTCAGGCGCAGGAGCAAATCTTCGCCGACGTGCCGCTGTTGCCGCTCGTTCATACCTCGGTGCGCAGCGTGCAGGGAAAAGCGGTCTCCGGCTTTCTGCTCCATCCTTCGTCGCTGACTCGTTTGCGACTAACGAAGTTGAACCGCTAGACGAAGGTCCGCTGCCGCTGTGGGAAGATTCCTCTTCGTTCGAATCATGCAATCGCTCGCGACCGTGATGGTCGCGGTGGTGCTGATCTTTATTTCGATCCGGCTGTTGCCCGGCAATCCGGCGCTGGCCCGCTTTGGTCAACACGCGGTGCCGGAGCGGGTGACCGACGCGATGGCGGGTCAAGGTTGGGATCGTCCGATCTTGGTGCAGCTGATGGATCTGCCCGGCGAACTGCTACGCGGCGATCTGGGCGTCTCGTTCTTTCACGGCGATTCGGTCGCCGAGCGGCTGATGGAAACGATTCCGGCGACGCTGGAACTTTCCTTGGCGGCGATCGTGGTGGCGATTCCGCTTGGCATTTTCGCGGGGGTCGCCTCGGCGCTGTGGCGCGGCGGTTGGCCTGACTATGTGGCGATGACGCTGGCGCTGGTCGGGGTGAGCGTGCCGGTCTTCTTTTTGGGGATCTGTCTGATGACGATCTTCACCCACATGCCGACCAGCGGGCGAGTCGCGCCGACGATGATCTCGCAATTTCGGACTGACTTCTTCTTGTTTGAGGCGATCTTCACCGGACGGTTTGCGCTGGCGATGGATGCGCTGCGGCATCTGCTCTTGCCGGCGACGGCGCTGGCGACGATTCCGGCGGCGGTCATTTCTCGCATCACGCGGAGCAGCATGCTGGAGGTCCTTTCCTCCGACTATTTGCGGACGGCGAAAGCAAAAGGGGCGAGTCTGTGGCGGATCGTCTGGCGACATGCGCTGCCGAACGCTTCGGTACCAATTGTGAACATCGCCGGCTTTCAGGTCGGGATGTTGCTCTCCGGCGCCGTGCTGACCGAAACGGTTTTCAACTGGCCGGGCCTGGGACGGTACCTGGTGACCGCGGTGCGCGAGCAAGACTATGCGGTGGTGCAGGGGGGAGCGCTGGTGATCGCGGTGATGTTTGTGACCGCCAACTTACTGCTCGACCTGACGTATCTCTGGCTTGATCCGCGCATTCGGACGGAGGCGTAGCCGATGGATCGATCCTGGAAACGTTTTCTCTCGAATCGCGGCGCAATCCTGGGCGGCGTCGTGGTCGCGATCGTCTGTCTGGTCGCCCTCTCCGCCAATCTGATCGCTCCCTATCCGATCGACGAGCGAAGCGAAAAGTTGGCGGCGCCCAGCGCCGCGCATTGGCTCGGAACCGACACGAACGAGAAAGATGTGCTGACCTGGGTGATCTATGGATCGCGGCTGTCGCTGACGGCCGGCGGGTTGTCGATCGTGCTGGCGATTTTGCTTGGCGTTCCGCTGGGCGCCGCCGCTGGATATTTTCCAGGCGTCGTCGATCAAGTGATTATGCGGTCGATCGACGTCGTGCTGGCCTTTCCGGCAATTCTGATTGCGCTGCTAGTGATGGCGGCGCTGGCGCCAGGTTGGCCGGCGGTGATTATCGCTGTGGGTCTGATCAACATTCCGATCTTCGCGCGGCAGATTCGCGCCACGACCCTCACGTTGCGTTCGCACGAGTATGTGACTGCCGCCGTCGCCGCCGGGGCGACAACGCGTCATATCTTCTTCTGGTCGCTTCTGCCGGGTCTGGTTGGCCCGCTGGTGGTCTTGGCGACGCTGGGGCTAGGAAGCGCCATCCTGGAAGTGGCGGGGCTGTCGTTCCTGGGGATCAGCGGCGATCCGACGATTCCGGAATGGGGGGGAATGCTGGCGGAAGCGAAGAACGACCTCTCGACCAGCATCTGGCCGGCGATCGCCCCGGGAATGGCGATTTCGGTCACCATTCTGGGTTTCAATCTGCTGGGAGACGGACTCCGGGACGCCCTGGATCCCCGCTTAGACCACGGGAAATGAACTTCTGGTGAAAAAAAAGCCCACTAGTGGTTTTTCGGGGTAAACTAGGGCGTAGAAGTTGGGGAAAACAGCCAAGAGAGTAGCTTGACACGGAAATTCCGGCCAGTTTGAATAGAATGGCAACGGCATTTCCACACGCGCCCTCCCTGCCCAAATCCCACCCTAACACCGACCGTTTGCCGTACAACCTGGAGCTGCTAGGCAGGTCTCGCGTAAACCCCTTGGAGGATAAGGATGAAGAAAGTTCTGTTCTGTCTGATTTTGGGCGCAATCGCCGTGGTCTCGACTGCTGATCAGGCCTACGCGATCAAGCCGTTTATGGACGTCTTCGTTGTGAAGTACAACGTCAAAGAGCCGTCGACTGACGCCGACAAAGCCCTGGCCGCTGCGGTTGCCGAAGTGAAGTGCAACCTGTGCCACGAAGGCAAGTCGAAGAAAGATCGCAACGCTTACGGCGTCGCCATGGACAAGCTGGTCGACAAGAAAGAAATCACCGAACTGCTGAAGGCCGACAAAGACAAGGGCGAAAAGACGATCGAAGAAGTCTTCGTGAAGCTGGAAGCCGAAAAGTCGCCGTCGGGCGAAACCTACGGCGAACTGCTGAAGGCTGGCAAGCTGCCGGTTTC is a genomic window containing:
- a CDS encoding ABC transporter permease — protein: MGRFLFVRIMQSLATVMVAVVLIFISIRLLPGNPALARFGQHAVPERVTDAMAGQGWDRPILVQLMDLPGELLRGDLGVSFFHGDSVAERLMETIPATLELSLAAIVVAIPLGIFAGVASALWRGGWPDYVAMTLALVGVSVPVFFLGICLMTIFTHMPTSGRVAPTMISQFRTDFFLFEAIFTGRFALAMDALRHLLLPATALATIPAAVISRITRSSMLEVLSSDYLRTAKAKGASLWRIVWRHALPNASVPIVNIAGFQVGMLLSGAVLTETVFNWPGLGRYLVTAVREQDYAVVQGGALVIAVMFVTANLLLDLTYLWLDPRIRTEA
- the rsgA gene encoding ribosome small subunit-dependent GTPase A, whose protein sequence is MAKRGSKKFRTEFRKNRSTRVRDSDLTRQFAKDELNHDKLASAERLSGKGDLTRKRTIHGATEGDDGELQIDFDPAECLQGRVLRVRGLNSEVEVESGQIYQCATRRLLKTLSTDQRHVVAAGDRVWIRPADNHEGIIESIEARYGILCRASKGRQHVIVANVDQLLIVASAAEPYLKPNLIDRYLITAEKAGITPIICINKVDLIEPADLQPLVGVYGQMGYQVILLSATQGIGVERLRAVVRNRASVLSGQSGVGKSTILNAIEPGLNLRVGHVSETTDKGRHTTTTASLVPLAAGGHVVDTPGIRQFQLWDVIPEEVAGFFRDVRPFITGCRFPDCSHTHEEGCGVKGAVADGFLDVRRYESYCQIHAGDLV
- the ftsH gene encoding ATP-dependent zinc metalloprotease FtsH, whose product is MAEQPNDPNQENPKNEPSQGGFRPQFSIFVVMLVLAVLVVMLLASPGGSNRGLISYSQFEEQVKDHNVKDVLIDEAQITGEFVKTVHAREQQANGKWIEKKDKEGNPIELPSKFRVNIRAGDAVVDNTAKLLTDNSIEFAYKEQNHSMVILGVIFALLPLVVLLLIWNSFRRSRDQIMGGGFLSGFSKSPAKKYEANRRAVTFNDVAGLEGVKSDLQEIVDFLRKPEKFQRLGGQVPKGVLLVGPPGTGKTLLARAIAGEAGVPFYSVSGSEFIQMFVGVGASRVRDLFKTAKDNSPSIVFIDEIDAVGRQRGAGLGGGHDEREQTLNQILSEMDGFSQGETVIVIAATNRPDVLDPALLRPGRFDRHITVDRPSLKGRLEIFKVHVRNVPLADDVSMERLAAGSVGLTGADIRNLINEAALWATRQDKTEVHMTDFEYARDKILMGARREEALVAREKEKTAYHEAGHALLAWLLPGVDRLHKVTVIPRGRALGVTQTLPEEERMNVSESELRDKLAFILGGRAAEKIAYEELSAGAENDLERATKMVRRMVTQWGMSERIGPVSYKMSGEDPFLGREMHESRQFSEHTMQVIDEEIARILHDAAQRAYDILHKNRDKLEALTKELCEKEELSDVEITELIGPSVHALRKKDQDGIPLESSNGMPGVEAPPRAQAEAEEA
- a CDS encoding NUDIX hydrolase, whose product is MSSPPYNPQTTPVRRKAAVAVIVRQQRLLVIRRSQKVAAPGKLCFPGGGILPDETEHDAVVREIAEEMGVMCFPQQKIWHSQTSWGTEVAWWSADIAADAQLQINEEEVAEFFWLHPTQLHAHADLLPSNHEFLTAWKLAKFTIAGFSDPFVPLADG
- a CDS encoding ABC transporter substrate-binding protein, translated to MRSLLLCLILSTLVGCGGPAAPSNILIYGRGDDADRLDPIQTDIGESVKVMCNLYDTLVTYDDETLDIVPSLAESWTTSDDGLEWTFHLRDGVTFHDGTPFDADAVVFSLERLTKPDHPFVFDPVIPYAQSFEAIESVTAVDPRTVKIRLKRPTAPFLTTMAMFPASIVSPTAVKKYEADFWKHPVGTGPFKFDSWNVNQQLTLLSFDDHWRGRPEIDGVIFLPVGESAVRVKQLLRGEIDIADNLPPAEIDALATNPDVVVQEKEGMNTAYLTMNNDKAPLDDLRIREAIWYAIDRDQLIKSAYAGHAAKAVTLVPPSLWGSHADLADRKYDPEKAKQLLAEAAADGVKMPIKLQLFVMTDPRPYMQQPRQTAIFIKDALAKVGIETEIVTNENSQHFRRMTRGEHQLGLAGWTADMPDPDNFLYTLLDPDNINDVGGNNMSRYRSQKVHDLLAQAKTEMDQEKRIELYRQAQEQIFADVPLLPLVHTSVRSVQGKAVSGFLLHPSSLTRLRLTKLNR
- a CDS encoding ABC transporter permease, producing the protein MDRSWKRFLSNRGAILGGVVVAIVCLVALSANLIAPYPIDERSEKLAAPSAAHWLGTDTNEKDVLTWVIYGSRLSLTAGGLSIVLAILLGVPLGAAAGYFPGVVDQVIMRSIDVVLAFPAILIALLVMAALAPGWPAVIIAVGLINIPIFARQIRATTLTLRSHEYVTAAVAAGATTRHIFFWSLLPGLVGPLVVLATLGLGSAILEVAGLSFLGISGDPTIPEWGGMLAEAKNDLSTSIWPAIAPGMAISVTILGFNLLGDGLRDALDPRLDHGK
- a CDS encoding serine/threonine-protein kinase → MDSKSSDANLSQDLTSSSTPVPSEMKPSTAREMPSTTAPEMLMMTEEQATVISARDRAERNGGSTIRPINSAWLRNDLVGQTLGHFELREFIGAGGMGAVFRGFDTLLGREVAIKVLSRENNGSEETVRRFRNEAQSAARLDHPNIARVYFVGTDNDWNYIVFEYIEGHNIRDLVDRDGPLPVEQALDYALQIAEALHHASQRDIVHRDIKPSNILINSAGTAKLVDMGLARLHQVDDEDGDLTASGVTLGTFDYISPEQARDPRLADVRSDLYSLGCTLYYMLTGRPPFPEGTVLQKLLSHSSDEPLDPRELRDDLPDEIMVLLGGLTAKNPQDRYQTPAEFIAEMLLFCEDLGMRLQHGGGMTIAADVQPPTIVERHFPWVAPILAFVAIFFVMDAVWSARSSNNLLPPLSFQDQSGYRTASSPNGAAAVAPLRNDREIAAIPDRPDPMSPSPSPMTSPPPSEANPLEDPLSPLPMIMPPAAVDMPNVKVVSVASAAQIYDAVTKAKLDPRIDTIELRFNGPVKIDSPLLLEGDAETEKITMRAAIGFAPELTLSIHAMSMYRNMIRVGRVQALFEGLAFRLETTDASVDPGCLFLLETGGSIKTTRCTFTVAAPANMAVLPAVFRRPLAIAMTPATSTEVMMYRPPSITLVDTTIRGETDVVHIDQASQLKFDWQNGLLAISGVLLDSQGSTKASTDLIDVRLNRVTAAAAKGLFRLESSTEFPEQRDVEATLTDCIVRWSPSEAMVLQYDRAPSAKLTDLNSVRFKGDNNFYDLTSSLRQIFWEKKTRLEIEALNAEKWGAAVEGDKFAKRDPITWAKSLESLPPYSQRLLSDYRLDAEAEGNYAYDKKVGGEIAGADFAKLPKFPADAAAASSAGTSTSELP